From a single Nostoc edaphicum CCNP1411 genomic region:
- a CDS encoding peptidoglycan-binding protein, producing the protein MENLAYLHLAFAYEDSTPSELVSLSSLFNKAAAPDWKRLSGRAWKYMLPLALSLSILGAVSSVIALEKGDQGPSVRNLQQKLKTAGFYQASVTQVYDVSTQEAVRRFQKAAGLPVDGIVGASTLQKLESWQAKKPSTTTTQAKKATVVSTQAKKPSTTSSATRERRNSNYLSKGDEGENVRVLQERLRVAGFYYGNATGIFGPITEEAVKRFQDAYKLSVDGVVGPATLGKLPGVGIGSGEEAPKKVVNRDKLRVGDRGEPVRIVQEQLIQAGYLEGEPNGYYGPYTADAVRRFQAANYLAASGVAGPTTRAKLYSSVNTASKSEFNTLEIQTRLRERGFYKGKLNGVMADDTKKAIKQAQEFYGISLKDLKSGRF; encoded by the coding sequence ATGGAAAATCTTGCGTATTTGCACCTAGCTTTCGCCTACGAAGACAGCACACCCAGTGAATTGGTATCCCTCAGTTCTTTGTTTAACAAAGCAGCTGCGCCAGACTGGAAACGGCTTTCTGGTAGGGCTTGGAAGTATATGTTGCCCCTTGCTCTGTCCTTGTCCATTCTTGGCGCTGTGAGCAGTGTCATAGCTTTGGAAAAAGGCGATCAAGGCCCTTCTGTCAGAAATCTACAACAAAAGTTGAAAACAGCAGGTTTTTACCAAGCTTCTGTTACCCAAGTATATGACGTATCCACACAAGAAGCTGTGCGGCGCTTCCAAAAGGCTGCTGGTTTACCAGTTGACGGCATTGTTGGAGCAAGCACCCTGCAAAAATTAGAAAGTTGGCAAGCTAAAAAGCCCAGTACTACGACTACACAAGCTAAAAAAGCTACTGTTGTAAGTACACAAGCCAAAAAGCCTAGCACTACTAGTTCAGCAACAAGAGAGCGCCGTAATTCCAACTACCTTTCTAAAGGGGATGAAGGTGAAAATGTCAGGGTTTTACAAGAACGTTTAAGAGTCGCGGGCTTTTATTACGGGAACGCCACAGGAATATTTGGCCCAATTACCGAAGAAGCTGTCAAGCGGTTCCAAGATGCTTATAAATTAAGCGTTGACGGTGTTGTTGGCCCAGCAACATTAGGTAAATTGCCCGGAGTTGGCATTGGTAGTGGAGAAGAGGCTCCCAAAAAGGTAGTCAATCGAGATAAACTTCGTGTAGGCGATCGCGGTGAGCCAGTTAGAATTGTTCAAGAACAATTGATCCAGGCAGGATATTTAGAGGGAGAGCCAAATGGCTACTATGGCCCCTACACTGCCGATGCTGTAAGGAGATTCCAAGCCGCTAATTACTTGGCAGCAAGTGGCGTTGCTGGCCCAACTACTCGAGCTAAGTTATATAGCTCAGTTAATACTGCTAGCAAAAGCGAATTTAATACCCTAGAAATCCAAACGCGTCTACGGGAGCGGGGTTTTTATAAAGGTAAGCTGAACGGTGTGATGGCAGATGACACCAAAAAAGCGATTAAACAAGCCCAGGAGTTTTACGGCATCAGTCTCAAGGATCTTAAGAGCGGACGCTTTTAA
- a CDS encoding YkvA family protein, translated as MKFSIQSLYTWYRDVLRNPKYRWWVILGTLVYLVSPFDILPDFIPVVGQIDDVFLLTLLVSEVSGLVIEGWKARKGEVGAEVPNTTEGSTSSGSTIDVDAVSVK; from the coding sequence ATGAAATTTTCAATCCAATCGCTTTACACCTGGTATCGGGATGTGCTTCGTAACCCTAAGTACCGTTGGTGGGTAATTTTAGGAACGTTGGTTTATTTGGTCAGCCCATTTGATATTCTCCCAGATTTTATACCTGTCGTGGGACAGATTGATGATGTTTTTCTTTTGACCCTGCTAGTTAGTGAGGTGTCTGGGCTAGTGATTGAAGGCTGGAAAGCTCGTAAGGGTGAGGTGGGTGCTGAAGTACCTAATACTACTGAGGGTTCTACCTCTAGTGGAAGCACTATTGATGTTGATGCTGTTTCTGTTAAGTAG
- the cobN gene encoding cobaltochelatase subunit CobN: MHRISSTSGGWNQSEGLIFLEQTPAPFVLITAADTDIQTLAASVPKLPANFPALRVANLLQLQQQLSVDTYGEQVLELAQVIVLRLLGGRSYWSYGLEVVQEIVQRNGRTLIVMPGDDAFDPDLISLSTVPLAIVNQVWQYFSEGGVENFVNALQFISDSCLSTAYNPPPPQPIPRVGLYEWGVGSGEWGVGAGGAGEQGSRGELELHPSALEPQGFQCPMPHAPCLMPKIGILFYRAHYLAGNTKVIDALCEALVQKNLQPMPVFVSSLREPDVQAELMEFFQPKEAESIAVLLNTTSFSLARLERETPQTEIWEKLDVPVLQVILSGGSIEQWESQFQGLSPRDIGMNVALPEVDGRIITRAVSFKALQTRNPHLETDVVIYEPVSDRIEFVAKLAANWARLGSKPPQERRIALILANYPNRNGRLANGVGLDTPASCVEILQALHQAGYEVENLPPEGDELIQRLTDGVTNDPEGQESLPVHQSVSWEEYQEYFASLPPAVQQGITERWGMGNGAWGMGHGNKGDEGDEGNNPYPMPNAQCPMPNSQFPMPNAQCPIPISGIQLGNVFVGIQPARGYDNDPSLNYHAPDLEPTHAYLAFYYWVRETFGADAVVHVGKHGNLEWLPGKSVALSSNCYPEVAFGALPHLYPFIVNDPGEGSQAKRRAQAVIIDHLTPPMTRAELYGSLQQLENLIDEYYEADSLDPSRLPVIRDRIHELVIKENLHLDLGIQNETEIFKSESLILNSIGGYLCELKEAQIRDGLHIFGQCPQGRQLRDLIVAIARIPNRHSSGITRAIAQDWGLDFDPLTADLSMTSGEYSIVNGTECRTLGDIVEVLEEHAALLVEQLINQDSCRDAIHRVCAGSGDAMNRVSTWIRDRLLPALQQTDQEITHLLHGLDGGYVPSAPSGAPTRGRPEVLPTGRNFYSVDIRAIPTETAWDIGRKAAETLVEYYTQEHGEYPKTLGLSLWGTATMRTGGDDIAEALALLGVQPVWDGAARRVVDFEILPLAILGRPRVDVTLRISGFFRDAFPNLIDLFDQAVSAVADLDEPPEQNPLADAVRQETDLWTSQGLTIQEAAVRSRYRIFGSRPGAYGAGLQGLIESQNWTDDEDLARAYINWSSYAYSSGNLAEGQGSRGAEILPNAQCPMPNAPCPIPNTEAFKQRLAQMQVVLHNQDNREHDLLDSDDYYQFQGGLTAAVRSLQGKNPQTYFGDNSIPAKPRVRQLKEEIARVYRSRVVNPKWIAGVMRHGYKGAFEMAATVDFLFAYDATAKCVEDYMYQGIVEAYLLDPVVSEFIQQKNPYALRDIAEKLLEAHKRNLWEDVNIGTLEALRNLVHQAEAVIEEKSMV; encoded by the coding sequence ATGCATCGTATAAGTAGCACATCGGGTGGATGGAATCAGTCAGAGGGTTTAATTTTTTTAGAACAAACTCCAGCGCCTTTCGTGTTGATTACGGCCGCTGATACGGATATTCAAACTTTGGCAGCTTCGGTTCCGAAATTACCTGCAAATTTTCCTGCATTAAGAGTCGCCAACCTGTTGCAGTTGCAGCAACAATTAAGTGTAGACACTTATGGAGAGCAAGTTTTGGAACTTGCCCAAGTAATTGTTTTGCGCCTGTTAGGAGGACGTTCCTACTGGAGTTATGGCTTAGAAGTTGTGCAGGAAATTGTGCAACGTAATGGTAGAACCCTCATTGTAATGCCAGGGGACGACGCTTTTGATCCTGATTTAATTTCCCTGTCTACTGTGCCTTTGGCTATTGTTAATCAGGTATGGCAGTATTTTAGCGAAGGCGGCGTGGAAAATTTCGTTAATGCTCTGCAATTTATCTCCGACAGTTGTTTGTCAACTGCATATAATCCCCCGCCACCCCAGCCGATTCCGCGCGTGGGATTGTATGAGTGGGGAGTGGGAAGTGGGGAGTGGGGAGTGGGAGCAGGGGGAGCAGGGGAGCAGGGGAGCAGGGGAGAGTTAGAACTTCATCCATCCGCCTTGGAACCTCAAGGGTTCCAATGCCCAATGCCCCATGCCCCATGCCTCATGCCCAAAATCGGCATCCTTTTCTACCGCGCTCATTATTTAGCGGGAAACACTAAAGTAATTGATGCTTTATGCGAAGCTTTGGTACAGAAAAATTTACAACCAATGCCAGTGTTTGTTTCCTCATTGCGTGAACCCGATGTTCAAGCTGAGTTGATGGAATTTTTTCAACCCAAAGAAGCCGAATCAATAGCTGTGCTGCTAAATACCACCAGTTTTTCTTTAGCACGCTTGGAAAGGGAAACACCCCAAACTGAAATATGGGAAAAATTAGATGTGCCTGTGTTGCAGGTAATCCTCAGTGGCGGGTCAATTGAGCAGTGGGAGTCACAATTTCAAGGGCTTTCTCCCCGCGATATTGGGATGAATGTGGCGCTACCAGAAGTAGATGGGCGGATTATTACTCGTGCTGTGTCTTTTAAAGCATTACAAACTCGTAATCCCCATTTAGAAACAGATGTGGTAATTTATGAACCAGTGAGCGATCGCATCGAGTTCGTTGCTAAACTAGCAGCAAATTGGGCGCGTCTGGGTTCCAAACCACCCCAAGAACGGCGAATTGCCCTAATTCTGGCAAACTACCCCAACCGCAATGGCCGCCTCGCCAATGGTGTGGGACTCGACACCCCAGCTAGTTGTGTAGAAATCCTGCAAGCTTTACATCAGGCTGGGTATGAAGTAGAAAATCTACCTCCTGAAGGAGACGAGTTGATTCAACGGCTGACAGATGGCGTAACCAACGATCCGGAAGGTCAAGAATCGCTTCCGGTACACCAAAGTGTTTCTTGGGAAGAATATCAAGAATATTTTGCTTCATTACCGCCAGCAGTTCAGCAAGGTATTACTGAACGGTGGGGAATGGGGAATGGGGCATGGGGCATGGGGCATGGGAATAAGGGAGATGAGGGAGATGAGGGCAATAACCCATACCCAATGCCCAATGCCCAATGCCCAATGCCCAATTCCCAATTCCCAATGCCCAATGCCCAATGCCCAATCCCCATTTCTGGAATCCAACTCGGCAACGTTTTTGTGGGAATTCAGCCAGCAAGGGGTTATGATAATGACCCCAGTTTGAATTATCATGCGCCGGATTTAGAACCAACTCATGCTTATTTAGCTTTCTACTATTGGGTTAGAGAAACTTTTGGTGCTGATGCTGTAGTTCATGTGGGAAAACACGGAAATCTAGAATGGCTACCGGGTAAAAGTGTGGCTTTATCCAGTAATTGTTATCCAGAAGTAGCTTTCGGCGCACTTCCCCACCTGTACCCGTTTATTGTCAATGACCCTGGTGAAGGTTCCCAAGCCAAACGTCGCGCTCAAGCGGTGATTATAGATCACCTCACGCCACCGATGACTCGCGCGGAACTCTACGGTTCTTTGCAGCAGTTAGAAAATTTAATTGATGAATATTATGAAGCCGACAGTTTAGATCCTTCGCGTTTGCCAGTAATTCGCGATCGCATCCACGAACTGGTAATCAAAGAAAATCTCCATCTAGATTTGGGAATCCAAAATGAAACAGAAATTTTTAAGTCTGAATCCTTAATTTTGAATTCCATCGGTGGCTATCTGTGTGAATTAAAAGAAGCCCAAATCCGCGATGGGTTGCACATTTTTGGGCAATGTCCCCAAGGAAGGCAGTTACGAGATTTAATAGTAGCGATCGCTCGCATCCCCAATCGCCATTCTTCAGGTATTACCCGTGCGATCGCTCAAGATTGGGGACTAGATTTCGATCCCCTCACAGCCGATTTGTCAATGACTAGTGGTGAATATTCAATAGTCAATGGCACTGAATGCCGTACCCTCGGTGATATCGTCGAAGTCCTAGAAGAACACGCCGCCCTCTTAGTAGAACAACTAATAAATCAGGACTCTTGTAGAGACGCGATTCATCGCGTCTGTGCTGGAAGTGGAGACGCAATGAATCGCGTCTCCACCTGGATACGCGATCGCCTCCTCCCAGCTTTACAACAAACCGATCAAGAAATTACCCATTTATTACACGGACTCGATGGCGGATATGTCCCAAGCGCTCCATCTGGCGCACCCACACGCGGACGCCCAGAAGTTCTACCAACAGGGAGAAACTTTTATTCTGTAGATATTCGCGCCATTCCCACAGAAACAGCTTGGGATATCGGCAGAAAAGCCGCTGAAACTCTCGTTGAATATTACACTCAAGAACATGGTGAATATCCCAAAACACTAGGCTTATCATTGTGGGGAACAGCCACCATGAGAACAGGGGGTGATGATATTGCCGAAGCCTTGGCTTTACTCGGAGTCCAACCAGTCTGGGATGGTGCGGCGCGGCGAGTAGTAGATTTTGAAATTTTGCCCCTAGCGATTTTGGGGCGTCCCCGTGTAGATGTCACCTTGCGAATTTCGGGATTCTTCCGGGATGCTTTTCCCAACTTAATTGACTTATTCGATCAAGCAGTATCAGCAGTAGCAGACTTAGATGAACCGCCAGAACAAAATCCCCTTGCAGATGCAGTTCGCCAAGAAACTGATTTGTGGACAAGCCAAGGATTAACTATACAAGAAGCTGCGGTGCGATCGCGCTATCGCATCTTTGGTTCTCGCCCAGGTGCTTACGGGGCCGGACTTCAAGGTTTAATCGAATCGCAAAATTGGACAGATGACGAAGATTTAGCCCGCGCCTACATCAACTGGAGTTCTTACGCCTATTCTTCGGGAAATTTGGCAGAGGGGCAGGGGAGCAGAGGAGCAGAAATTCTTCCTAATGCCCAATGCCCAATGCCCAATGCCCCATGCCCAATACCCAATACCGAAGCCTTCAAACAACGCTTGGCGCAAATGCAAGTTGTGCTGCACAATCAAGATAACCGTGAACACGACTTACTCGATTCTGATGATTATTACCAATTTCAGGGTGGCTTAACCGCAGCGGTGCGTTCTCTACAGGGAAAAAACCCCCAAACTTATTTTGGTGATAATTCCATACCCGCTAAACCACGCGTTCGCCAACTGAAAGAAGAAATTGCGCGGGTGTATCGTTCTCGTGTAGTCAATCCCAAGTGGATTGCGGGAGTCATGCGCCACGGTTACAAAGGAGCCTTTGAAATGGCGGCGACAGTAGATTTTTTATTCGCCTATGATGCAACAGCTAAATGTGTAGAAGATTATATGTATCAAGGCATAGTAGAGGCTTACTTGCTCGACCCAGTTGTGTCAGAATTTATTCAGCAAAAGAACCCTTACGCTCTGCGTGATATTGCTGAAAAATTATTAGAAGCACACAAGCGCAATTTGTGGGAGGATGTAAATATAGGAACATTAGAAGCTTTGAGGAACCTAGTACATCAAGCTGAAGCAGTTATCGAAGAAAAATCAATGGTGTAG
- the lipA gene encoding lipoyl synthase has product MTVKPDWLRVKAPQRERIGNVKEILRDLALNTVCEEASCPNIGECFNAGTATFLIMGPACTRACPYCDIDFEKKPKPLDPTEPSRLAEAVRRMNLNHVVITSVNRDDLLDGGASQFMACIDAVRSVSPNTTIEVLIPDLCGNWNALELILQAAPEVLNHNTETVPRLYRRVRPQGNYDRTLELLQRTRQVSPNTYTKSGIMVGLGETDAEIRQVMQDLRTVDCDILTIGQYLQPSQKHLQVDEFVNPEQFAAWKAFGEEIGFLQVVSSPLTRSSYHAEQVRELMERYPRSQF; this is encoded by the coding sequence GTGACTGTAAAACCAGACTGGTTGCGGGTAAAAGCACCTCAGCGTGAGCGCATCGGTAACGTTAAAGAAATTTTGCGGGATTTAGCCCTCAATACAGTTTGTGAGGAAGCGTCCTGTCCGAATATTGGTGAATGCTTCAACGCTGGGACTGCCACGTTTTTGATTATGGGCCCGGCTTGTACACGCGCTTGTCCCTACTGCGATATTGATTTTGAGAAAAAACCTAAACCACTAGACCCTACGGAACCTTCACGGCTGGCGGAAGCTGTTCGCCGCATGAACCTTAATCATGTAGTAATCACTTCTGTAAACCGAGATGATTTGCTTGATGGTGGTGCGTCTCAGTTTATGGCGTGTATTGATGCAGTTCGCTCTGTTTCACCCAACACGACAATTGAGGTACTAATTCCTGACTTGTGTGGTAATTGGAATGCTCTAGAGTTGATTCTACAAGCTGCGCCAGAAGTATTAAACCACAATACCGAAACTGTTCCACGCCTATATCGCCGGGTGCGTCCCCAAGGAAACTACGATCGCACATTAGAATTATTGCAGCGCACTCGTCAAGTTTCTCCCAACACGTACACTAAATCCGGGATCATGGTTGGACTCGGTGAAACTGATGCCGAAATCCGCCAAGTCATGCAAGACTTGCGAACTGTAGATTGCGACATTTTGACCATTGGGCAATATCTCCAACCTAGTCAAAAACACTTGCAAGTAGACGAATTTGTCAACCCAGAACAATTTGCGGCTTGGAAGGCATTCGGCGAAGAAATCGGATTTTTACAAGTTGTCTCTTCACCATTGACAAGAAGTTCGTATCATGCTGAACAAGTCAGAGAATTAATGGAACGTTATCCCCGCAGCCAATTTTAG
- a CDS encoding Fur family transcriptional regulator, whose amino-acid sequence MTVYTTTSLKAELNERGWRLTPQRETILHIFQELPQGEHLSAEDLYHRLETDGEGISLSTIYRTLKLMARMGILRELELGEGHKHYEINQPYPHHHHHLICVRCNSTIEFKNDSILKIGSKTAQKEGFHLLDCQMTIHAVCPKCQRALMPL is encoded by the coding sequence ATGACTGTCTACACAACTACTTCACTCAAGGCAGAACTGAACGAACGAGGCTGGCGATTAACTCCCCAGCGCGAAACAATTTTACACATTTTTCAAGAACTTCCGCAAGGTGAACATCTGAGTGCGGAGGATCTTTATCATCGGCTAGAAACTGATGGTGAAGGGATCAGTCTGTCAACTATCTATCGGACTTTGAAGTTGATGGCAAGAATGGGAATTTTGCGGGAACTAGAACTGGGCGAGGGACATAAGCATTATGAAATCAACCAGCCTTATCCCCATCACCACCATCACTTAATTTGTGTTAGATGCAACTCAACTATTGAGTTTAAAAATGACTCAATTTTAAAAATTGGGTCGAAAACTGCTCAAAAAGAAGGTTTCCATCTGCTGGACTGTCAAATGACCATTCATGCAGTATGTCCCAAGTGCCAACGGGCGCTGATGCCGCTTTAG
- a CDS encoding NAD(P)H-dependent glycerol-3-phosphate dehydrogenase, with protein sequence MTNPKTVAILGAGAWGASLANLAAANGHQVRVWSRQGSQTLEAVLKDVQIILSAISMIGVRDVASQVQSFPLSPEAIFVTATKGLDPETTCTPSQIWQTIFPNHAVVVLSGPNLSKEIQMELPAATVVASNIPTAAEVVQLVFSSHRFRVYTNPDPLGVELGGTLKNVIAIAAGVCDGLQLGTNAKAALVTRGLTEMVRIGNNWGAKTETFYGLSGLGDLLATCNSPLSRNYQVGYQLAGGKSLTEILANLQGTAEGVNTCRVLMQRAKQQNIAVPITEQVYRLLQGEITPGQALDELMLRDIKPEYNY encoded by the coding sequence ATGACTAATCCAAAAACTGTAGCAATTCTTGGTGCGGGTGCTTGGGGTGCATCTCTGGCAAATCTCGCCGCCGCAAATGGTCATCAGGTGCGCGTGTGGTCGCGTCAAGGTTCCCAAACTCTGGAAGCAGTTTTAAAAGATGTCCAAATAATCTTGTCCGCTATCTCGATGATTGGTGTGAGGGATGTTGCTTCACAAGTCCAGTCTTTCCCCCTTTCTCCAGAGGCAATTTTTGTGACGGCGACGAAAGGCTTAGACCCCGAAACTACCTGCACGCCGTCACAAATTTGGCAAACAATATTCCCTAACCATGCAGTAGTTGTTTTGTCTGGGCCTAATTTATCGAAAGAAATTCAAATGGAATTACCAGCAGCCACGGTGGTAGCCAGTAATATTCCCACGGCTGCGGAAGTAGTGCAATTAGTATTTTCTTCTCATCGTTTCCGGGTATATACCAATCCCGACCCTTTGGGGGTGGAATTAGGGGGAACACTGAAAAATGTGATTGCGATCGCAGCTGGTGTGTGCGATGGTTTACAACTGGGAACTAATGCCAAAGCTGCTTTAGTCACCCGTGGACTTACAGAAATGGTTCGCATCGGCAACAACTGGGGCGCAAAGACGGAAACTTTTTATGGTTTATCGGGTCTAGGGGATCTGTTAGCAACGTGCAATAGTCCCTTAAGTCGCAATTACCAAGTTGGCTATCAGTTAGCTGGTGGTAAGTCACTTACAGAAATTCTCGCAAATTTACAAGGAACTGCTGAAGGAGTAAACACTTGCCGGGTTTTAATGCAACGAGCCAAGCAACAAAACATAGCAGTCCCAATTACCGAGCAAGTTTATCGGTTACTTCAAGGCGAAATCACACCCGGACAAGCACTTGATGAACTGATGTTGCGAGATATCAAGCCAGAGTACAACTACTAG
- the sigC gene encoding RNA polymerase sigma factor SigC has product MPATSFYADAPYNTKKSRQALDSDLTVDDSELSVDDLQELEIASVDNANFAANTNRRSTDLVRLYLQEIGRVRLLGRDEEVSEAQKVQRYLRMRIVLAKAAKEGDEVITPYLRLIEVQERLTSELGHRPSLERWAATADIVLSDLRPTLANGKRRWAEIAKLTVEELEQIQSQGLQAKEHMIKANLRLVVSVAKKYQNRGLELLDLVQEGTLGLERAVEKFDPTKGYRFSTYAYWWIRQGITRAIATSSRTIRLPVHITEKLNKIKKAQRKIAQEKGRTPTLEDLATELEMTPTQVREVLLRVPRSVSLETKVGKDKDTELGELLETDSVTPEEMLMRESLQRDLHHLLSDLTSRERDVILMRFGLADGHPYSLAEIGRALDLSRERVRQIESKALQKLRQPKRRNLIRDYLESLS; this is encoded by the coding sequence ATGCCAGCAACATCTTTTTATGCAGATGCCCCCTACAACACCAAAAAGTCCCGCCAGGCTTTGGACTCGGATCTCACGGTTGATGACAGTGAGTTATCGGTAGATGATTTACAGGAGCTAGAAATTGCTTCTGTTGACAACGCTAACTTTGCTGCTAACACTAACCGCCGGAGTACAGACCTAGTACGTCTTTATCTTCAAGAAATTGGTCGGGTTCGCTTGTTAGGGCGGGATGAAGAAGTTTCAGAAGCTCAAAAAGTCCAACGCTACTTGCGGATGCGGATAGTGCTTGCTAAGGCCGCCAAGGAAGGGGATGAAGTGATAACGCCCTATCTTCGGTTAATTGAAGTTCAAGAACGTCTTACTTCCGAACTCGGACATCGCCCGTCTTTGGAAAGATGGGCTGCTACTGCTGATATAGTTTTATCCGATCTTAGACCGACTTTGGCAAATGGTAAACGTCGCTGGGCTGAAATCGCCAAGTTGACAGTAGAAGAGTTGGAGCAAATCCAGTCCCAAGGACTCCAAGCAAAAGAACACATGATTAAGGCTAATCTTCGCCTAGTTGTGTCTGTTGCCAAGAAGTATCAAAATCGCGGTTTGGAATTGTTGGATTTAGTCCAAGAAGGCACACTTGGTTTGGAGCGGGCTGTAGAAAAATTTGACCCAACAAAGGGTTATCGCTTCAGTACTTATGCTTACTGGTGGATTCGTCAGGGAATTACACGGGCGATCGCTACTTCTAGTCGCACGATCCGCCTACCGGTTCATATTACCGAAAAGTTAAACAAAATCAAAAAGGCTCAACGCAAAATTGCTCAAGAAAAAGGTCGGACTCCGACTCTAGAGGATTTAGCAACTGAGTTAGAAATGACACCGACCCAAGTCCGAGAAGTTTTGTTGCGGGTTCCTCGCTCTGTTTCTTTGGAAACCAAGGTAGGCAAAGATAAAGACACTGAGTTAGGTGAATTACTCGAAACTGACAGTGTAACCCCAGAAGAGATGTTAATGCGAGAATCTTTACAAAGAGATTTGCATCATCTTCTGTCAGATTTGACTAGCCGGGAGCGCGATGTCATCTTGATGCGGTTTGGTTTAGCAGATGGTCATCCTTATTCTTTAGCAGAAATTGGCCGCGCTCTCGATTTATCCCGCGAACGAGTCCGCCAAATAGAATCCAAGGCTTTGCAAAAGCTACGCCAACCCAAACGCCGCAACCTCATCCGCGACTATTTGGAGTCTCTAAGTTAG